In Tenacibaculum pacificus, a single window of DNA contains:
- a CDS encoding serine hydrolase domain-containing protein: protein MNKIAFIFVLLSFCLLTNFASSQNLDSEIDKLYQVNNNEPGFSVAVFKGDKITIEKQYGSSNLDYNIPVTKETVFDIGSIAKQFTAGAILLLENQGKLSIKDPAYKYIKNLPRYKKGNPTIEHLLNQTSGIKEVDPYLEVCDINWRDYIKSSMLVNIITNIDKLNFEPGEYFYYTNANYILLASIIEIASGMSYEDYLQKNIFNPLKMDHTIVNTNVYRTIPNRAIGYTEDEGQIYKTHQYGLFFAGDGQIITNPEDMFQWHQNIKNSTIGTPDVWKKMCTKAKLNDGTIINFGLGVEFETHNGYKAMGFDGMISSGFVSKYLYFPELDLAFFTTQNTFDWDFKDRFFKLIDLYIQTKEENSPIYKPVKLSNKELKRYEGSYIYYYNDDDRKANNIKQIDNQLQVFTLDGDKITELIPLGNHKFLFGEEGSAIVEFSFIENEKQYTYDDFENEKPWLFKTFHPYQHSEKELKEYEGQYFNKEFQISKKLQLENGKLYYYYRNGAWKKEMNSLSKDLLEISISPIEFIRNNNNEIEGFKIMGLLFEKT from the coding sequence ATGAATAAAATTGCATTTATTTTTGTCTTACTATCATTTTGTTTACTAACAAACTTTGCAAGTTCCCAAAATTTAGATTCTGAAATTGACAAATTATATCAAGTTAATAATAATGAACCCGGATTTTCTGTTGCAGTATTTAAGGGAGATAAAATTACCATTGAAAAACAATATGGAAGTTCCAATCTTGATTATAACATTCCTGTAACAAAAGAAACAGTTTTTGATATAGGTTCAATTGCGAAACAGTTTACAGCAGGAGCAATTTTACTGTTAGAAAATCAAGGAAAGTTATCAATAAAAGATCCAGCATATAAATACATTAAAAATCTTCCAAGATATAAAAAAGGAAACCCAACTATTGAGCATTTATTAAACCAAACAAGTGGTATAAAAGAGGTTGACCCTTATCTTGAAGTGTGTGATATTAATTGGAGAGATTACATAAAATCGTCAATGCTCGTTAATATAATTACAAACATAGATAAACTTAACTTTGAGCCAGGAGAATACTTTTATTATACTAATGCGAATTATATTTTATTGGCTTCCATTATTGAAATAGCTTCAGGAATGTCATATGAAGATTACTTGCAAAAAAACATTTTTAACCCACTTAAAATGGACCACACCATTGTAAATACAAATGTTTACAGAACAATCCCAAATCGAGCAATCGGTTATACAGAGGATGAAGGTCAGATTTATAAAACTCATCAATACGGATTGTTTTTTGCGGGAGATGGGCAAATAATAACAAATCCAGAAGATATGTTTCAATGGCATCAAAACATTAAAAATTCAACTATAGGAACACCCGACGTTTGGAAGAAAATGTGCACAAAAGCCAAATTGAATGACGGAACTATCATAAATTTCGGTTTAGGAGTAGAATTTGAAACACACAACGGTTACAAAGCAATGGGATTTGATGGTATGATTAGTAGCGGATTTGTTTCAAAATATCTTTATTTCCCAGAATTAGACCTTGCATTTTTCACCACTCAAAATACCTTTGATTGGGATTTTAAAGACCGTTTTTTCAAACTTATTGACTTATACATTCAAACCAAAGAAGAAAATTCACCCATTTATAAGCCAGTTAAACTCTCAAATAAAGAATTGAAACGATATGAAGGTTCTTATATATATTATTACAATGACGATGACCGCAAAGCCAATAATATAAAACAAATAGACAATCAGTTACAAGTTTTTACTTTAGATGGAGATAAAATCACAGAACTTATTCCGTTAGGTAACCACAAGTTTTTATTCGGTGAAGAAGGCAGTGCAATTGTTGAGTTCAGCTTTATAGAAAACGAAAAACAATACACCTACGATGATTTTGAGAATGAAAAACCTTGGTTATTTAAAACGTTTCATCCTTACCAACATTCAGAAAAGGAACTAAAGGAATATGAAGGACAATATTTTAACAAAGAGTTTCAAATTAGCAAAAAACTTCAATTAGAAAACGGAAAACTTTATTACTATTATAGAAATGGTGCTTGGAAAAAAGAAATGAATTCCCTTTCAAAAGATTTGCTTGAAATATCAATAAGTCCAATTGAATTTATTAGAAATAACAATAATGAAATCGAAGGATTTAAAATTATGGGGTTATTATTTGAGAAAACATAA
- a CDS encoding helix-turn-helix domain-containing protein, giving the protein MDTKTKLPCRKKNYNKVGFELKLFIIDQIHNGRISVNYAAKKYDISRATIQYWIKKYSTFEQKKLSMSKQDEIKKLKEKIEELEFVKDFQQDIIADMEIITGVDMSKKSLPKTLAEEIQKKKQNRLKENG; this is encoded by the coding sequence ATGGACACAAAGACAAAACTACCCTGCCGAAAAAAGAACTACAATAAAGTAGGTTTTGAACTCAAATTATTCATCATTGACCAAATTCATAATGGACGTATTTCTGTTAATTACGCCGCTAAAAAATACGATATTTCTAGAGCTACAATTCAGTACTGGATCAAAAAATATAGTACTTTTGAACAAAAAAAATTAAGCATGAGTAAACAAGATGAAATCAAAAAACTCAAAGAGAAAATTGAAGAACTAGAATTTGTAAAAGATTTTCAACAAGATATTATCGCTGATATGGAAATCATTACTGGTGTCGATATGTCAAAAAAGTCATTGCCCAAAACATTAGCAGAAGAGATTCAAAAAAAGAAGCAAAACCGTTTAAAAGAAAATGGTTAA
- a CDS encoding IS3 family transposase: MSKQAFYKRLKSYQIKQNNELILTQLVKQCRDRIGQKLGAKKLYHQLKIDIDKKGIKIGRDKFYNFLRSHRLLVPRTKNYHITTNSKHHFYKYKNLVSNKIPTRAEQLWVTDITYIKTEKGHNYLALVTDAYSKKIMGYKLDTHMRTSLCIDALKMAIKNRKYPNEKLIHHSDRGLQYCNPTYTLFAEKNGLIMSMTEKYDPYENAIAERINRTLKYEYGLKLTIKNTILAKKITKSAINIYNNLRPHLSLDLNTPKKVHINQNIEYKSYRRNKKIWNY; the protein is encoded by the coding sequence ATTAGTAAACAGGCCTTTTACAAACGATTAAAATCTTATCAAATAAAGCAAAATAACGAACTTATATTAACACAATTAGTCAAACAATGTCGTGATAGAATTGGTCAGAAATTAGGGGCTAAAAAACTATATCATCAATTAAAAATTGATATCGATAAAAAAGGAATAAAAATAGGGCGAGACAAGTTCTATAATTTCTTAAGAAGCCATAGATTACTAGTACCTAGAACAAAAAACTATCATATTACAACGAATTCTAAACATCATTTTTATAAGTATAAAAACCTTGTATCAAACAAAATCCCGACAAGAGCGGAACAACTTTGGGTAACAGATATTACCTATATAAAAACAGAAAAAGGTCATAATTATTTAGCTTTAGTAACAGATGCATATTCTAAGAAAATAATGGGGTATAAATTAGACACACATATGAGAACATCGCTTTGTATAGATGCACTCAAAATGGCTATCAAAAATCGAAAATATCCGAATGAAAAACTAATTCATCATTCAGATAGAGGACTACAATATTGCAATCCGACTTATACCCTATTTGCTGAAAAAAATGGTTTAATTATGAGTATGACTGAAAAATATGATCCATATGAAAATGCTATCGCTGAAAGAATTAATAGAACTTTAAAATATGAATATGGTTTGAAACTAACAATTAAAAACACTATTTTAGCAAAGAAAATTACAAAAAGTGCTATTAATATTTATAACAACCTTCGTCCACATTTAAGTCTCGATTTAAATACTCCTAAGAAGGTTCATATAAATCAAAATATCGAATATAAATCATATCGAAGAAATAAAAAAATCTGGAATTATTAA
- a CDS encoding dihydrodipicolinate synthase family protein, translated as MIDTNKSDWRYSVMPAVFTWLKKSESGAVEIDLEATKKYASDILKVQGKGGSRMGGLVGSGTLGENSYLSSEQRISLLKALSEVAKEYNVPLISGAAAETKEELAKIVEDLATVGVDTVMVMPPKTKAVPSEEEMYAYYELAEVTARGAGVTIMPYNNPDAAGYHALSTDILRRVSVLPNVTALKISTIDVSVIETLMLENKDLKVLAGVDTVTVHAGLAGARGGITGVGCIFPKASVTMQEYVVNEEWAKANQISQAMNSISYLDAQPLLMEYLKYAFGIHHNDATGGLLTLGKKLTQEQIEDVQARYILAKERLEALDLL; from the coding sequence ATGATAGACACAAATAAATCAGATTGGAGATATAGCGTTATGCCAGCCGTTTTTACATGGTTAAAAAAGTCAGAATCAGGTGCTGTTGAAATTGACCTAGAAGCTACAAAAAAATACGCTTCAGATATTTTAAAAGTTCAAGGAAAAGGAGGAAGCAGAATGGGTGGACTTGTTGGATCTGGTACTCTAGGTGAAAATAGCTACCTAAGTTCAGAACAACGTATTTCTTTACTTAAAGCTCTTTCTGAGGTTGCTAAAGAATACAATGTACCCTTAATTAGTGGAGCTGCAGCAGAAACTAAAGAAGAACTTGCCAAAATCGTTGAAGATCTTGCTACCGTTGGAGTGGATACTGTTATGGTAATGCCACCAAAAACTAAAGCAGTTCCTTCTGAAGAAGAAATGTATGCGTACTATGAACTTGCGGAAGTAACAGCAAGAGGTGCAGGTGTAACAATTATGCCTTATAACAATCCTGATGCAGCCGGATATCATGCGCTTTCAACGGATATTCTTAGAAGAGTTTCTGTTCTTCCTAATGTAACTGCTCTTAAAATATCAACTATAGATGTTTCTGTTATTGAAACACTGATGTTAGAAAACAAAGATTTAAAGGTTTTAGCAGGTGTTGATACAGTAACTGTACACGCAGGACTTGCTGGAGCACGTGGTGGAATTACAGGTGTAGGTTGTATCTTCCCAAAAGCTAGTGTTACTATGCAAGAGTATGTAGTAAATGAAGAATGGGCTAAAGCAAACCAAATTTCTCAGGCTATGAATTCTATTTCATACTTAGATGCTCAGCCATTACTTATGGAATATCTTAAATATGCATTCGGAATTCATCATAATGATGCTACTGGTGGACTTCTTACTCTTGGTAAGAAATTAACACAAGAACAAATTGAAGATGTTCAAGCTAGATATATTTTAGCAAAAGAAAGACTTGAAGCTCTAGATTTATTATAG
- a CDS encoding cold-shock protein, with amino-acid sequence MNRGTVKFFNESKGFGFITEEGSNKEHFVHVSGLIDEIRENDQVEFELQEGKKGLNAVDVRVL; translated from the coding sequence ATGAATAGAGGTACCGTAAAATTCTTCAATGAGTCAAAAGGATTTGGATTTATTACAGAAGAAGGATCAAACAAAGAACATTTTGTACATGTTTCAGGATTAATCGACGAAATTCGTGAGAATGACCAGGTTGAATTCGAATTACAAGAAGGGAAAAAAGGATTAAACGCTGTTGACGTAAGAGTATTATAA
- a CDS encoding PKD domain-containing protein, with product MNLKNYLSTFTLILFALTAIGQTKTNGCGTKLSEKDEARFRQSMAKMKAQKQFGKKTALINYKIPVVFHILNNGGSVTRNQMQCRINDVMEVVNKDFRGEFPGYNTTDPRFDAVKSKMDNVEFILAKEDPDGNLLEFPGMNWQADSDLVNDGYDAKITGDQWWWGKNGKYYLQVFIVAAPNGAEQGNFASGHAFLPVQEAFPRVVYNWRYVGRGDACPDNPSGSNNGFEKVMSHEFGHYFGLKHTFNGSDKDAGTWTVDNDGIDDTPPTLGSEGCTRDVLNVPGVYPNLENHMDYNTSCQNMFTVDQVAVMNMWLEDTSVAPYPRSALWQPNNLIATGITPRTPTAIFKSNETAICSTKSVIFKDISTGLTDSRIWTFEGGTPATSTDINPTVTYANPGKYKVTLQVTNTSGTNTTEALDYIDVDQYTTTDSSEDFSGTFPAKGWSITNPDGTLTWEKRTDVGNGDSSRIIMNNADNAVTGEEDYLRLPFYDFSSATKAQMYFDVAYVKFDADSPDMLKVEVSTDCGTTWNEVYSKSHLELETTISALSPNDWIPNEESHWRKEIIDLSAYDGTSNLTFRFKNISGYGTRVWIDNVAISLKNNIAPETAFYTKTRNSLCTSEQVAFFDTSNATPTSWSWSFPGGIPATSTDQNPVVDYNGPGSYDVTLTATNIYGSTTVSKTAFVVLKTPQSQSFTEDFSGVFPPTDWTINNFDGGLEFEQANAGNGDNFCMIMNNADNSTVGELDEIMLPSLDLSVGATDFYFDVAYTKYDDASPDKLKVLVSKDCGTTWATLYEKTHTVLETVEVLDDPLTVDNNEANDWIPTLPEHWRKERVILTDYQGEPNVLVKFVNESGYGTRIWIDNVTITTDSQETPTSNFEKQNTGVCLGSTIQFTDTSTGIPTSWDWSFEGGIPETSTGQNPTITYNQAGVYQVTLTATNGFGTGTTTTKTGFITVKGSNSLPYIEDFEGAFPIADWEIINPDNDEILWEKRSDAGNGDSSCLVINNADSPTDKVDELILKPFDFSVTGDKKMEFDIAYTKYNRSDDPTLISPDNLIILISTNCGATWTEAYNKDQNELQTVEVLDDPTTPEITEPNNWIPTLPEHWRKENIDLTAYDGESNVLVKFKNISGYGTRIWIDNLAITSTPDAESITWTGTTDNDWNTASNWNTSTVPTATSIITIPAGLTNYPTASSAVTFNSLTINSGASFIPQSTVTGPVTYKRNIPDTNWHLIAAPISGGTYEDIIANHPFATGSDTNIGIGEYSNVTGAPWMYAQLTKTGALPSGLGLSIKLSASDELSITGTANTANIDYPITTGTRTNLNLIGNPFTAYVDAGNFLTTNTSLLSEETIWLWNGAEYVTYNATSSIEIAPGQAFFVDANSNADVTFATSNQSHQSDTFMRAAPKTSFELFVENETSKKSTKVFYIADKTTGFDNGYDSKGFTDSKASLEVFTELITDNKGNKLAIQSLPNSDLETMVVPVGVTAEAGKQITFSVNTQNFPSDIKVYLEDRVSNTFTDISETNHKVVLENAAKGTGQFYIHTTSQNLNDAPVQEDLQNVSIYKSEKNSITISGLQTDNASLNVFSILGKKVFTTQFKSNGVSVITLPKTSEGIYIIQLSSSLGKITKKVILN from the coding sequence TTGAATTTAAAAAATTACTTATCAACTTTTACCTTAATCCTATTTGCTTTGACTGCTATCGGTCAAACAAAAACAAATGGATGCGGAACAAAATTGTCTGAAAAAGATGAAGCAAGATTTAGGCAGTCAATGGCTAAAATGAAGGCTCAAAAACAATTTGGCAAGAAAACTGCCTTAATAAATTATAAAATCCCTGTAGTATTCCATATATTAAATAATGGAGGTTCTGTAACAAGAAATCAAATGCAGTGTAGAATTAACGACGTAATGGAAGTTGTTAATAAAGATTTCCGTGGTGAATTCCCAGGATACAACACAACAGACCCAAGATTTGATGCTGTAAAAAGTAAAATGGATAATGTTGAATTTATTTTAGCTAAAGAAGATCCTGATGGAAACCTATTAGAGTTCCCTGGAATGAACTGGCAAGCAGATAGTGACCTTGTTAATGATGGTTATGATGCAAAAATTACAGGAGACCAATGGTGGTGGGGTAAAAATGGTAAATATTATTTACAAGTATTTATTGTAGCAGCTCCTAATGGTGCAGAACAAGGAAACTTTGCTTCTGGACATGCTTTTTTACCTGTACAAGAAGCATTTCCAAGAGTTGTATACAACTGGAGATATGTAGGTAGAGGTGATGCTTGTCCTGACAATCCTTCTGGTAGTAATAATGGTTTTGAAAAAGTAATGTCACATGAGTTTGGTCACTATTTTGGTTTAAAACACACTTTTAATGGTAGTGATAAAGATGCAGGAACTTGGACTGTTGATAATGACGGTATCGATGATACTCCTCCTACATTAGGTTCGGAAGGATGTACAAGAGATGTCCTGAATGTACCAGGAGTATATCCAAACTTAGAAAATCACATGGATTACAATACTTCTTGTCAAAACATGTTTACAGTAGATCAAGTTGCTGTAATGAACATGTGGTTAGAAGATACTAGTGTAGCTCCATACCCAAGAAGTGCGCTTTGGCAACCGAATAACTTAATAGCAACAGGTATAACTCCTCGTACTCCTACAGCTATATTTAAGAGTAATGAAACAGCTATTTGTAGTACTAAAAGTGTTATTTTTAAAGATATATCTACTGGTTTAACAGATTCTAGAATATGGACTTTTGAAGGAGGTACACCTGCTACATCTACAGATATAAACCCTACAGTTACTTACGCTAACCCAGGAAAATATAAAGTAACTCTACAAGTAACAAATACATCAGGAACAAATACAACTGAAGCATTAGATTATATTGATGTTGATCAATATACCACAACTGATAGTTCTGAAGATTTTTCTGGAACTTTCCCTGCTAAAGGGTGGTCTATTACAAATCCTGATGGAACATTAACTTGGGAAAAACGTACTGATGTTGGTAATGGAGATTCTTCACGTATTATAATGAATAATGCAGATAATGCTGTTACTGGTGAAGAAGATTATTTAAGATTACCTTTTTATGATTTCTCTAGTGCTACAAAAGCACAAATGTATTTTGATGTAGCTTACGTTAAGTTTGATGCTGACAGTCCTGATATGCTAAAAGTAGAAGTTTCTACAGATTGTGGAACAACTTGGAATGAAGTATATTCAAAAAGTCATTTAGAATTAGAAACTACTATATCTGCATTATCTCCAAACGATTGGATTCCTAATGAAGAATCACATTGGAGAAAAGAAATTATAGACTTAAGTGCTTATGACGGAACATCTAATTTAACTTTTAGATTTAAAAACATATCTGGATACGGAACTAGAGTTTGGATTGACAATGTTGCAATATCTTTAAAGAATAATATTGCTCCTGAAACTGCGTTTTACACAAAAACAAGAAATTCGTTATGTACAAGTGAACAAGTAGCATTTTTTGATACATCAAATGCAACTCCAACTTCTTGGTCTTGGTCATTTCCAGGAGGAATACCTGCTACTTCTACTGATCAAAATCCAGTTGTTGACTATAATGGACCAGGTTCATATGATGTAACTTTAACAGCTACAAACATCTATGGAAGTACTACTGTTAGTAAAACAGCTTTTGTAGTTTTAAAAACACCTCAATCACAATCATTTACTGAAGATTTCTCAGGAGTATTTCCTCCTACAGATTGGACAATTAATAACTTTGATGGTGGTTTAGAGTTTGAACAAGCTAATGCAGGAAATGGAGATAATTTTTGTATGATTATGAATAATGCAGATAATTCGACCGTAGGTGAATTAGATGAGATAATGTTACCTTCTTTAGATTTATCTGTTGGTGCTACTGATTTTTACTTTGATGTTGCATACACTAAATATGATGACGCAAGTCCTGATAAATTAAAAGTATTAGTTTCAAAAGATTGTGGTACAACTTGGGCTACTTTATATGAAAAAACACATACTGTATTAGAAACTGTAGAAGTTTTAGATGATCCTTTAACAGTAGATAATAACGAGGCTAATGATTGGATTCCTACTTTACCAGAACACTGGAGAAAAGAAAGAGTTATACTTACTGATTATCAAGGAGAACCTAATGTATTGGTTAAATTTGTTAATGAATCAGGTTACGGTACACGTATTTGGATTGATAACGTAACTATAACAACAGACAGTCAAGAGACTCCTACTTCAAATTTTGAAAAACAAAATACAGGTGTTTGTTTAGGAAGTACAATTCAATTTACAGATACATCTACAGGAATACCTACATCTTGGGACTGGAGTTTTGAAGGCGGAATCCCTGAAACTTCAACAGGTCAAAACCCAACAATTACTTACAACCAAGCTGGTGTTTATCAAGTAACATTAACAGCTACTAATGGATTTGGTACAGGAACTACTACGACAAAAACAGGATTTATTACTGTAAAAGGAAGTAATTCTTTACCATATATTGAAGATTTTGAAGGTGCATTCCCTATTGCTGATTGGGAAATTATAAACCCTGATAATGATGAAATTCTTTGGGAAAAAAGAAGTGATGCTGGTAATGGAGATTCTTCTTGTTTAGTAATAAACAATGCAGATAGTCCTACTGATAAAGTAGATGAATTGATATTAAAACCATTTGATTTTTCAGTTACTGGAGATAAAAAAATGGAATTTGATATTGCATACACTAAATATAATAGATCAGATGACCCTACTCTTATTAGCCCTGATAACTTAATTATTTTAATTTCAACAAATTGTGGTGCTACATGGACTGAAGCATATAACAAAGATCAAAACGAATTACAAACTGTTGAAGTTTTAGACGATCCTACAACCCCAGAAATAACAGAACCAAATAACTGGATTCCTACATTACCAGAACACTGGAGAAAAGAGAATATCGACTTAACTGCATACGATGGTGAATCTAATGTATTAGTAAAGTTTAAAAATATCTCAGGGTACGGAACTAGAATATGGATTGATAACTTAGCAATAACTTCAACTCCTGATGCTGAAAGTATTACTTGGACTGGAACTACCGATAACGACTGGAATACAGCTAGTAACTGGAATACAAGTACAGTACCAACAGCTACAAGTATTATTACAATTCCTGCTGGTTTAACAAATTACCCTACTGCTAGTTCAGCAGTAACGTTTAATTCGTTAACTATTAATTCTGGTGCTTCTTTTATACCTCAAAGTACTGTAACAGGTCCTGTTACTTATAAAAGAAATATTCCTGACACAAACTGGCACTTAATTGCAGCTCCTATTTCTGGAGGAACATATGAAGATATCATTGCTAATCATCCTTTTGCTACAGGATCTGATACTAATATAGGAATTGGAGAGTATTCAAATGTTACTGGTGCTCCTTGGATGTATGCACAATTAACTAAAACAGGTGCATTACCTTCAGGGCTTGGATTATCAATTAAATTATCAGCTTCTGATGAGCTTTCTATTACAGGAACAGCAAATACAGCAAATATTGATTATCCAATTACTACAGGAACAAGAACTAATTTGAATTTAATTGGTAACCCGTTTACTGCGTATGTAGATGCAGGTAATTTCTTAACAACAAACACTAGTTTACTTTCTGAAGAAACTATTTGGTTATGGAATGGAGCAGAATATGTAACATATAATGCTACAAGCTCTATCGAAATTGCACCAGGACAAGCATTTTTTGTTGATGCAAATTCTAATGCTGATGTTACTTTTGCTACATCAAACCAAAGTCATCAATCAGATACTTTTATGAGAGCAGCTCCTAAAACATCTTTTGAATTATTCGTAGAAAACGAAACTAGTAAAAAATCAACAAAAGTTTTTTATATTGCTGATAAAACTACTGGTTTTGATAACGGATACGATTCTAAAGGATTTACAGACAGTAAAGCTAGTTTAGAAGTATTTACAGAATTAATTACTGATAATAAAGGTAATAAGTTAGCAATACAATCGTTACCAAACTCTGATTTAGAAACAATGGTTGTTCCTGTTGGAGTAACTGCTGAAGCTGGTAAACAAATTACATTCTCTGTAAATACTCAAAATTTCCCTTCGGATATTAAAGTATATTTAGAAGACAGAGTTTCTAATACATTTACTGATATTTCTGAAACAAATCATAAAGTTGTTTTAGAAAATGCAGCTAAAGGTACTGGGCAGTTTTATATTCATACTACTTCTCAAAACTTAAACGATGCTCCTGTTCAAGAAGATTTACAAAATGTAAGCATTTATAAATCTGAAAAGAATAGCATTACAATTAGCGGTTTACAAACTGATAATGCATCATTAAATGTATTTTCTATATTAGGTAAAAAAGTATTTACAACACAGTTTAAATCAAATGGAGTTAGTGTAATTACACTACCTAAAACATCAGAAGGAATTTATATTATTCAATTAAGTTCTAGTTTAGGTAAAATCACTAAGAAAGTTATTTTAAACTAA
- the folE gene encoding GTP cyclohydrolase I FolE: MSEVNSNKINEERIDDIGDNHVGTSAKNPLRDDAFDLSDEEKIAKIQESVKDILETLGMDLTDDSMQGTPKRVAKSFVNEIFMGLNPANMPKASTFENNYNYGEMLVEKNIVVYSTCEHHLLPIIGRAHVAYISGGRVIGLSKMNRLVEYFSKRPQVQERLTMQIVQAMQEALGTEDVACVIDAKHLCVNSRGIKDIESSTVTAEFGGKFKEKNTKREFLDYLKMNTDFN, translated from the coding sequence ATGTCTGAAGTGAACAGCAATAAAATAAATGAAGAAAGAATAGATGATATAGGTGATAATCATGTAGGTACCTCGGCAAAAAATCCTTTAAGAGATGATGCTTTTGATTTATCTGATGAAGAAAAAATAGCTAAAATTCAAGAAAGCGTTAAAGATATTCTTGAAACGTTAGGTATGGATTTAACAGATGATAGTATGCAAGGAACACCAAAACGTGTTGCTAAATCATTTGTTAACGAAATTTTTATGGGATTGAATCCTGCAAATATGCCAAAAGCGTCAACTTTCGAAAATAATTATAATTATGGCGAAATGTTGGTCGAAAAGAATATCGTTGTGTATTCTACTTGCGAGCATCATTTATTGCCTATTATAGGACGTGCACATGTAGCTTATATTTCAGGAGGAAGAGTTATTGGTTTGTCTAAAATGAATCGTCTTGTCGAATATTTTTCTAAAAGACCACAAGTACAAGAGCGTTTAACGATGCAAATAGTACAAGCAATGCAAGAAGCTTTAGGAACTGAAGATGTAGCTTGTGTTATTGATGCAAAGCATTTATGTGTAAATTCAAGAGGAATAAAAGATATTGAAAGCTCAACAGTTACTGCTGAATTTGGTGGTAAATTTAAAGAGAAAAATACAAAACGTGAATTTTTAGATTATTTAAAAATGAACACTGATTTTAATTAA